The Acinonyx jubatus isolate Ajub_Pintada_27869175 chromosome D1, VMU_Ajub_asm_v1.0, whole genome shotgun sequence genome includes a window with the following:
- the RAG2 gene encoding V(D)J recombination-activating protein 2 — translation MSLQMITVSNNTALIQPGFSLMNFDGQVFFFGQKGWPKRSCPTGVFHFDVKHNHLKLKPAVFSKDSCYLPPLRYPATCIFRGSLESEKHQYIIHGGKTPNNELSDKIYVMSVVGKNNKKVTFCCTEKDLVGDVPEARYGHSIDVVYSRGRSMGVLFGGRSYMPSAQRITEKWNSVADCPPHVFLVDFEFGCSTSYILPELQDGLSFHVSIARNDTIYILGGHSLANNIRPANLYSIKVDLPLGSPAVNCTVLPGGISVSSAILTQTNSDEFVIVGGYQLENQKRMVCNIVSFVDNKIEIREMETPDWTPDIKHSKIWFGSNMGNGNVFLGIPGDNKQASSEAFYFYMLKCAEDDVNEDQKTLTNSQTSTEDPGDSTPFEDSEEFCFSAEANSFDGDDEFDTYNEDDEEDESETGYWITCCATCDVDINTWVPFYSTELNKPAMIYCSHGDGHWVHAQCMDLAERTLIHLSEGSNKYYCNEHVKIARALQTPKRVLPLKKPPLKSLHKKGSGKIFTPAKKSFLRRLFD, via the coding sequence ATGTCACTACAGATGATAACAGTCAGTAATAATACAGCCTTAATACAACCAGGCTTCTCACTGATGAATTTTGATGGGCAAGTTTTCTTCTTTGGCCAAAAAGGCTGGCCCAAGAGATCCTGCCCCACTGGAGTTTTCCACTTTGATGTAAAGCATAACCATCTCAAACTGAAGCCTGCAGTTTTCTCTAAGGATTCCTGCTACCTTCCTCCTCTTCGTTACCCAGCTACTTGCATTTTCAGAGGCAGCTTAGAGTCTGAAAAGCATCAATATATCATCCATGGAGGGAAAACACCAAATAATGAGCTTTCAGATAAGATTTATGTCATGTCTGTTGTtggcaagaacaacaaaaaagttactttttgCTGCACGGAGAAAGACTTGGTAGGAGATGTTCCTGAAGCCAGATATGGTCATTCCATTGATGTGGTGTATAGTCGAGGGAGAAGTATGGGTGTTCTCTTTGGAGGACGGTCATACATGCCTTCTGCCCAAAGAATCACAGAAAAATGGAATAGTGTAGCTGACTGTCCGCCCCATGTTTTCCTGGTAGATTTTGAATTTGGGTGCTCTACGTCATACATTCTGCCAGAACTTCAGGATGGGTTATCTTTTCATGTCTCCATTGCCAgaaatgataccatttatattttAGGAGGACACTCACTTGCCAATAACATCCGCCCGGCCAACCTATACAGCATAAAGGTTGATCTCCCACTGGGTAGCCCAGCTGTGAATTGCACAGTATTGCCAGGAGGAATCTCTGTCTCCAGTGCGATCCTGACTCAAACAAACAGTGATGAATTTGTTATTGTTGGTGGCTATCAGCTTGAAAATCAAAAGAGAATGGTCTGCAACATTGTCTCTTTTGTGGACAACAAGATAGAAATTCGTGAGATGGAGACCCCAGATTGGACCCCAGATATTAAGCACAGCAAGATCTGGTTTGGGAGCAACATGGGAAACGGAAATGTTTTCCTTGGCATACCAGGAGACAATAAACAGGCTTCTTCAGAGgcattctatttttatatgttgaaatgtgCTGAAGATGATGTGAATGAAGATCAGAAAACGCTCACAAATAGTCAGACATCAACAGAAGACCCAGGGGACTCCACTCCCTTTGAAGACTCAGAAGAATTTTGTTTCAGTGCAGAAGCAAATAGTTTTGATGGCGATGATGAATTTGACACCTATAACGAAGACGATGAAGAAGATGAGTCTGAGACAGGCTACTGGATTACATGCTGTGCTACTTGTGATGTGGATATCAACACTTGGGTACCATTTTATTCAACTGAGCTGAACAAACCTGCCATGATCTACTGCTCTCATGGAGATGGGCACTGGGTCCATGCCCAATGCATGGATCTGGCAGAACGCACACTCATCCATCTATCGGAAGGAAGCAACAAGTATTACTGCAATGAGCATGTGAAGATAGCAAGAGCACTACAAACCCCCAAAAGAGTCCTACCCTTAAAAAAGCCTCCACTGAAATCCCTCCACAAAAAAGGTTCTGGGAAAATTTTTACTCCTGCCAAGAAATCTTTTCTTAGAAGGCTGTTTGATTAG